From a single Candoia aspera isolate rCanAsp1 chromosome 10, rCanAsp1.hap2, whole genome shotgun sequence genomic region:
- the LOC134503136 gene encoding leucine-rich repeat and fibronectin type III domain-containing protein 1-like protein isoform X1, which yields MSRHPFALQCPSLTSTMEGLLLCILVVLGPLARAQVCPKRCTCQNLSPSLAILCTKTGLLFVPTVIDRRTVELRLTDNFITIIRRKDFSNMTGLVHLTLSRNTISQILPYAFTDLRSLRALHLDNNRLLLIGAEQLRGLPNLRHLILSNNQLQGVSPGAFDDFAGTLEDLDLSYNNLAQVPWEAIRRLHNVNSLSLDHNLIDFIPEGVFANLLKLARLDMTSNKLKKIPPDPLFLRIPVYAKPKGSPPSSLVLRLGGNPLHCNCELLWLRRLAREDDLEACASPPDLLGKYFWTIAEEEFVCEPPVITRHTGHLAVTEGEGAVLRCRGVGDPEPSIHWVSPEGKVVANTSRTHSYDNGTLEILITAAQDAGVFTCIASNAAGEATTSVELMVHLLPLLPNSTTPKVPGAVGPSDILTSAMATLPLGANDTGASQDRGVVASEISSSSVLIHWHPQWHIPGIRMYQIQYNSSSDDNLVYRMIPPSSKGFLVKDLAAGRDYRLCVLAIYNDGVTALTVTRSLGCLQFSTPQGGLQCHSLHAQFLGGTMIIIIGGIIVASVLVFIIIVMIRYKVYSGQEEQKKAKVSNVYSQTNGGQPPPLAGPPCSASRHEGWELDGSVAARTRRDCSVVVLSKDCEKGSRAGASDKGVEEEVSSHRRRRWSRTNVDHHHGCSGLGPEASREEEPDPQSVLPAEERRNGNDWAGVKI from the exons ATGTCTCGCCATCCTTTTGCCTTGCAGTGCCCCTCCCTGACCAGCACCATGGAGGGCCTCCTGCTGTGCATCCTGGTGGTCCTTGGCCCCCTGGCTCGAGCCCAGGTGTGCCCCAAGCGCTGCACATGCCAGAACCTTTCGCCTTCGCTGGCCATCCTGTGCACCAAGACCGGTCTCCTCTTCGTGCCCACTGTGATCGACCGGCGCACGGTGGAGCTGCGCCTGACGGACAACTTCATCACCATCATCCGCCGGAAGGACTTCTCCAACATGACCGGCCTGGTGCACCTCACCCTCTCCCGGAACACCATCAGCCAGATCCTGCCCTACGCCTTCACCGACCTGCGCAGCCTGCGGGCTCTGCACCTGGACAACAACCGCCTTCTCCTGATCGGGGCGGAGCAGCTGCGGGGCCTGCCCAACCTGCGCCACCTCATCCTCAGCAACAACCAGCTGCAGGGCGTCTCCCCAGGGGCCTTCGACGATTTTGCCGGCACCCTGGAGGACCTGGACCTCTCGTACAACAACCTGGCGCAGGTCCCCTGGGAAGCCATCCGCCGCCTGCACAACGTCAACTCCCTCAGCCTGGACCACAACCTGATCGACTTCATCCCTGAGGGGGTCTTCGCCAACCTCCTCAAGCTGGCCCGCCTGGACATGACCTCCAACAAGCTGAAGAAGATCCCCCCGGACCCGCTCTTCCTGCGCATCCCGGTCTACGCCAAGCCCAAGGGCTCCCCGCCCTCCTCCCTGGTGCTGCGCCTGGGCGGCAACCCACTGCACTGCAACTGTGAGCTGCTCTGGCTGCGGCGGCTGGCCAGGGAGGATGACCTGGAGGCCTGTGCCTCCCCGCCGGACCTGCTGGGCAAGTACTTCTGGACCATCGCCGAGGAGGAGTTCGTGTGCGAGCCCCCAGTCATCACCCGCCACACAGGCCACCTGGCGGTCACGGAGGGCGAGGGGGCGGTCCTTCGTTGCCGTGGGGTGGGGGACCCGGAGCCCTCCATCCACTGGGTCTCCCCGGAAGGCAAAGTGGTGGCCAACACCTCGCGGACCCACTCCTACGACAATGGCACCCTGGAGATCCTGATCACCGCCGCCCAGGATGCCGGGGTCTTCACCTGCATTGCCTCCAATGCCGCTGGAGAAGCCACCACCTCCGTCGAGCTGATGGTCCACCTGCTGCCCCTCCTCCCCAACAGCACCACCCCCAAGGTGCCCGGGGCCGTGGGGCCCTCCGACATCCTGACCTCCGCCATGGCCACCCTTCCTCTTGGGGCCAATGACACGGGGGCCTCCCAGGACAGGGGCGTGGTAGCTTCGGAAATCTCGTCCTCTTCGGTCCTGATCCACTGGCACCCCCAGTGGCACATCCCTGGCATTCGCATGTACCAGATCCAATACAACAGCTCCTCTGATGACAACTTGGTGTACAG GATGATTCCTCCATCCAGCAAGGGCTTCTTGGTGAAGGACCTGGCCGCCGGGCGGGACTACCGCCTCTGTGTCTTGGCCATCTACAACGATGGGGTGACAGCCCTGACGGTCACCCGGAGCCTTGGCTGCCTCCAGTTCAGCACCCCACAGGGTGGCCTGCAGTGCCACTCACTCCATGCCCAGTTCCTGGGGGGcaccatgatcatcatcatcgGGGGCATCATCGTGGCCTCGGTGCTGGTCTTCATCATCATCGTCATGATCCGATACAAGGTGTACAGCGGCCAGGAGGAGCAGAAGAAAGCCAAGGTCAGCAATGTCTACTCCCAAACCAACGGGGGCCAACCACCACCCCTTGCCGGGCCGCCCTGCTCAGCCTCCAGACACGAGGGGTGGGAGTTGGATGGCTCAGTGGCGGCCAGGACCAGGAGGGACTGCAGCGTTGTGGTGCTTAGCAAGGACTGCGAAAAAGGCTCACGGGCCGGTGCTTCCGAcaagggggtggaggaggaggtgTCATCCCACCGGAGAAGGAGGTGGTCGCGGACTAATGTTGACCACCACCATGGTTGCTCTGGACTTGGACCCGAGGCCTCCAGAGAAGAAGAACCAG ACCCCCAGTCAGTGCTCCCGGCTGAGGAGAGGAGGAACGGCAACGACTGGGCTGGCGTCAAGATCTGA
- the LOC134503136 gene encoding leucine-rich repeat and fibronectin type III domain-containing protein 1-like protein isoform X2: MEGLLLCILVVLGPLARAQVCPKRCTCQNLSPSLAILCTKTGLLFVPTVIDRRTVELRLTDNFITIIRRKDFSNMTGLVHLTLSRNTISQILPYAFTDLRSLRALHLDNNRLLLIGAEQLRGLPNLRHLILSNNQLQGVSPGAFDDFAGTLEDLDLSYNNLAQVPWEAIRRLHNVNSLSLDHNLIDFIPEGVFANLLKLARLDMTSNKLKKIPPDPLFLRIPVYAKPKGSPPSSLVLRLGGNPLHCNCELLWLRRLAREDDLEACASPPDLLGKYFWTIAEEEFVCEPPVITRHTGHLAVTEGEGAVLRCRGVGDPEPSIHWVSPEGKVVANTSRTHSYDNGTLEILITAAQDAGVFTCIASNAAGEATTSVELMVHLLPLLPNSTTPKVPGAVGPSDILTSAMATLPLGANDTGASQDRGVVASEISSSSVLIHWHPQWHIPGIRMYQIQYNSSSDDNLVYRMIPPSSKGFLVKDLAAGRDYRLCVLAIYNDGVTALTVTRSLGCLQFSTPQGGLQCHSLHAQFLGGTMIIIIGGIIVASVLVFIIIVMIRYKVYSGQEEQKKAKVSNVYSQTNGGQPPPLAGPPCSASRHEGWELDGSVAARTRRDCSVVVLSKDCEKGSRAGASDKGVEEEVSSHRRRRWSRTNVDHHHGCSGLGPEASREEEPDPQSVLPAEERRNGNDWAGVKI; this comes from the exons ATGGAGGGCCTCCTGCTGTGCATCCTGGTGGTCCTTGGCCCCCTGGCTCGAGCCCAGGTGTGCCCCAAGCGCTGCACATGCCAGAACCTTTCGCCTTCGCTGGCCATCCTGTGCACCAAGACCGGTCTCCTCTTCGTGCCCACTGTGATCGACCGGCGCACGGTGGAGCTGCGCCTGACGGACAACTTCATCACCATCATCCGCCGGAAGGACTTCTCCAACATGACCGGCCTGGTGCACCTCACCCTCTCCCGGAACACCATCAGCCAGATCCTGCCCTACGCCTTCACCGACCTGCGCAGCCTGCGGGCTCTGCACCTGGACAACAACCGCCTTCTCCTGATCGGGGCGGAGCAGCTGCGGGGCCTGCCCAACCTGCGCCACCTCATCCTCAGCAACAACCAGCTGCAGGGCGTCTCCCCAGGGGCCTTCGACGATTTTGCCGGCACCCTGGAGGACCTGGACCTCTCGTACAACAACCTGGCGCAGGTCCCCTGGGAAGCCATCCGCCGCCTGCACAACGTCAACTCCCTCAGCCTGGACCACAACCTGATCGACTTCATCCCTGAGGGGGTCTTCGCCAACCTCCTCAAGCTGGCCCGCCTGGACATGACCTCCAACAAGCTGAAGAAGATCCCCCCGGACCCGCTCTTCCTGCGCATCCCGGTCTACGCCAAGCCCAAGGGCTCCCCGCCCTCCTCCCTGGTGCTGCGCCTGGGCGGCAACCCACTGCACTGCAACTGTGAGCTGCTCTGGCTGCGGCGGCTGGCCAGGGAGGATGACCTGGAGGCCTGTGCCTCCCCGCCGGACCTGCTGGGCAAGTACTTCTGGACCATCGCCGAGGAGGAGTTCGTGTGCGAGCCCCCAGTCATCACCCGCCACACAGGCCACCTGGCGGTCACGGAGGGCGAGGGGGCGGTCCTTCGTTGCCGTGGGGTGGGGGACCCGGAGCCCTCCATCCACTGGGTCTCCCCGGAAGGCAAAGTGGTGGCCAACACCTCGCGGACCCACTCCTACGACAATGGCACCCTGGAGATCCTGATCACCGCCGCCCAGGATGCCGGGGTCTTCACCTGCATTGCCTCCAATGCCGCTGGAGAAGCCACCACCTCCGTCGAGCTGATGGTCCACCTGCTGCCCCTCCTCCCCAACAGCACCACCCCCAAGGTGCCCGGGGCCGTGGGGCCCTCCGACATCCTGACCTCCGCCATGGCCACCCTTCCTCTTGGGGCCAATGACACGGGGGCCTCCCAGGACAGGGGCGTGGTAGCTTCGGAAATCTCGTCCTCTTCGGTCCTGATCCACTGGCACCCCCAGTGGCACATCCCTGGCATTCGCATGTACCAGATCCAATACAACAGCTCCTCTGATGACAACTTGGTGTACAG GATGATTCCTCCATCCAGCAAGGGCTTCTTGGTGAAGGACCTGGCCGCCGGGCGGGACTACCGCCTCTGTGTCTTGGCCATCTACAACGATGGGGTGACAGCCCTGACGGTCACCCGGAGCCTTGGCTGCCTCCAGTTCAGCACCCCACAGGGTGGCCTGCAGTGCCACTCACTCCATGCCCAGTTCCTGGGGGGcaccatgatcatcatcatcgGGGGCATCATCGTGGCCTCGGTGCTGGTCTTCATCATCATCGTCATGATCCGATACAAGGTGTACAGCGGCCAGGAGGAGCAGAAGAAAGCCAAGGTCAGCAATGTCTACTCCCAAACCAACGGGGGCCAACCACCACCCCTTGCCGGGCCGCCCTGCTCAGCCTCCAGACACGAGGGGTGGGAGTTGGATGGCTCAGTGGCGGCCAGGACCAGGAGGGACTGCAGCGTTGTGGTGCTTAGCAAGGACTGCGAAAAAGGCTCACGGGCCGGTGCTTCCGAcaagggggtggaggaggaggtgTCATCCCACCGGAGAAGGAGGTGGTCGCGGACTAATGTTGACCACCACCATGGTTGCTCTGGACTTGGACCCGAGGCCTCCAGAGAAGAAGAACCAG ACCCCCAGTCAGTGCTCCCGGCTGAGGAGAGGAGGAACGGCAACGACTGGGCTGGCGTCAAGATCTGA